The sequence AGACAGAATATATAAAGCTATTTATTTTACGATAAGGCTTTATTGTGTATCAGCATATCTCATCTTTAAAGACTCCATATTTGATAACCTGTCCTGTTTTTATAACACCTCATGAAATGTGTGTTTTAATTTTCAAGCAAAAACTGATGGTCCTAGACAAGCTACAGTTGAGGCATGAAGATTGAGAATCTCTCTGGTCTGTGTCTCCCTCTAGTGTTTGTTTGGGAGCAGGACGCAATAGTGGCTGATGATTGTCCAAAATAAAACTACTACCTGAATGCAATATCTGACCTATCCCATTCACCTGCTGTAACTATCTGCAGGACCTGGTAGTTTACTGCAATAGGTGGCTTTACTTTCAGTAGTGTACAGCCCATAGGTATAGccactactattattattattattattataaaaaacaaaaaaacattcttTCTGAACTGTTCATATCTGAACATACTGGGATGGATTTTGACAGCCTTACTGATGGAAACACATTTTTGACACCTTTGTCATTCCCTGAATTCAAAGGCCTAACAATACGTTtctgactttgtgtttcagtgtttgttGTTGGATCCTTGTTTACATTTTGATTATGTTTGTTCCTTTTAAGTTACTGTTTCAGAGAGGAGCTTATTCTCATTGAAAGTACAGTATCTGATAGCAGGCTACAATGTTTCCTTAATTGCACTCTTTTACAAAACCATGGTGGTACGTTTTATTAATTTGATATTTAGTAATGTCTCATTTATGGTGTAGCCTTTATCTACTCAGGACCTAAGACTTTATTCAAGGCAGTTTTCGACATACTGGAGTATGTTTGAGTTAACACTGTTCATTCAAACAGTATGGTGCAATGGAGGATAGCCTGTGATTTTCCTGTTATGTGTCAAATCAGTGACACCCCGTATGTCTTCAGTTGAGATGTATCACATACTTCAACATGTTGTAACTCTGACAGTGTTGTATTTACACCATGGACATTGTTAACATCTGAGAACAATGGGAGGTTTTTGTTCATATACGGTATAGTTATGTGTGTCTTGAGACAAAGTAACCTGGACTTGTATTGGCCTCCATCTGTAAGGTAGCTTAGTCTGTCAGCTGACACACAATCACTTAGCATTTATCAATACAAGCACTAATGGAATTTACCTTGAGGTACTGGGAACTGGCAGCTCTTGCAACATGTTGCAACATGTTTTATTGTTTGAGCTCCTGACATGGCACACCCACTTTTTTTCTGTCACACACTTTCAAGAACACAGAGGCAATGTTTCTTCATTTCATCTGGTTTATTTTCTTAAATATTGATTAGTTTCTGAGTTGctcagaaaacaaaacataaaacagTTCAACAGTATTTCATATTACAAAGGGTAAACATAAGTACTCCAAGTTGATCTTATATACATATAAAAATGAGTGAAACCCCATTAAACAACTTTAGAAAGTAAATCTTAAAGTTTTCTAACTGCATTTCTTACAATAAAGAAAAAAGTACTTTGTACTATATCTCAGAAGTCAGGCAGCTTTTGTTACAACGTTTCAGTCGTTTAGAGTTGACCTACATGCCCAAGGCGGAGGCCATTGTAGTTAAGCAAGAAAAAGTCTCTATTGCATGTTCTTAAATCCTCTAATACTGAATTTCTCCTTTGATGGTCATGATAAGGTTCATGCAGAGCTGGGTGTAAATCAAGAAAGTTCAGTCTTGTCCAGCTCTGTAAAAACAGCAGGAAACAGAAAGCTATCCTGCCTGCATGCCCTCTCTGTTTCATGGCTACTGTCACTGTCCCGGGTCCATCTCTGGCACCGGGAAGCCCGTGGGCCTCAGGAACTTCAGTGCGGCCCCGGTCCTGCCAGTGTCTCGCCACATCATCCCAAATCCCGTCCGGATTTTCAGGAGATATGGCCACTCACTATCACAGGACGCGTCCGTTTTACTTTCAACagtctcccctctctccgcCGCCGCTGATGACACCGCCTCAGAAGGTCTGGAGCTGCTGCGTTAACATGAGCTGGCACCCGCTGTTCACGTGGTTCATCACTTTCTGTTTTAGCTGGGCCACCTGCTCCCGCAACACGTTGGCGGTGGACGAGAGCTCCGAGTTCTGGGACTTGAGGTTCTTCACTTTATCCTCCAGCCTCGAGATGcgctccagcttcctctttcGGCACTTGGAGGCAGCGACGCGGTTCCTCATTCGCTTTCTCTCGGCCTTGATGCGCTCCTGGTTCTCCATGTTGATCGGGGAGAGAGGAGGCGTCTCCCCCGGCATCTCAGGCACCGTTTGGGGCTCCTCTTTGAGCGCCGAGAGCCTGGAGGATGGCTGTCCGTAGATGGGAAGCTGTGGCCCGGCAGCAGAGAAGGACATCACAGGGGCGGAGGTGGTGTAATTTGGTGCCGGGTTAAAAGTGTCCAAGTCCTCATAAACAGGCGAGTCCGAGCGCATGGctatgttgttgttgtaaacggTGGCACCGGCAACAGATGACACAGGCGGCAGGGAAGTGTTGACACTTGTCTGAGAAGCTGAGGTGACATTCAGAGTGCCAGGCATGTGTTGGTGGTGGAGCTCAGCCAGGGCTCGGACAAACCCCTCGGCGAAGCCTTCCTGCTCATCGGTGACATTCTTGGGACACATGAACTGTGTAGGAGTCGGCGTGGTGGTGATGAGTCCGTTGCTGGACTGGATGATAAGCCGCTCCAGCTCCGGGGAGGCCAGCTTCAACAAGCCCACATCAGGGGAGGTGAGGATGTCGCTGGCTTTGGCGCGGAGGTGAGGTTTCAGAGTGCCCGTCGGATCGGAGAGGTTCAGTGTCATGTTGTGTTTCAGCGCTTTGGGATTGCTGTATCCATAGCCGGCGTTGTCTTGCTGGGAGAAAGCGTTGAGCGAGTCGTCATAAAAAGTAGTTTCCATCTTGGCATACATGGAAGAGAAGCCAACGTAGCTAAAAAGTCTTTATCAAAATACGTTTTCGTTCCCCTCCTTCTCAGGGAAAAACACCGGTTTCCAATCGTCCTCTCTGTGCGTAAAGACGTCCAAACTTTGAGTGTGTTGGACTTAGCTCTTAGCTATGGTAGAAAAGCTTTCGCCAAGTATCCAGACTAGTTTTGAGTCAGTGAATGAAGTTCTCTTGTCAGGCACCGACCCTGTCTGTGGTTCCTGCTCTGCCTGGGTGTGTAAATACTCTGAGCTGAGCAGCGTGGAGGCAAACCttatctgctgctgctgcctctctaaaaataggcattatgTCATGACAGGGCTCTCCCATTGGTTGAGGGGCGTGTCGTGGGCGGAGTCCGGCCCTCCGATAAGGCGCGTTGCCATGACTACCAACCAGAAGATTCTTAAACCCGCGGTGAATTGTGGGATTAGGTAATGCTGCAAGGAGAGCGTAAACGCAGTGCATTGTGGGATGACGTATTGAGTTTGAATATCTTGTTACCGGCTTTACTGTGAGTGACTGGCGGCCAGGACAGCCAGTGCTGCTGCTGTACCTCCCTTTTCTTACCACCAGTTATTTCGTTTATTTTATAAACATTAGGTGTGCAATATACTAGTTTATTTATTATACTGTACGCTACTTCTTAACCTATTTTCACATTTCTTCCTTGTTTGTATTTCTATTTGTTTTATCATTAAATTTGACATACACTGTTGTGTGTTGAAGGCTTGTAAATATTCTTATTTTCCCAGTTTCTTCCTAAGGTATAAATTAATGAAAACATACTAATTATAGCCTAACAATAATCAAAACGGTAATCATGTATAATTCACTGCTTATTTATATATTCTCTGGATGTTGACATACATAAACAAGTATAACAAAACTGTATTAACCCCTTTATATTTTTAAGGCCATTTAAAGTAAGTTGAATTATCAATTTCATAGAATGATTAAGGCTTACATCATTACATTCTATTTGTTCTAGTTGTGGTTattttttacagtaaattaaaaAGTTAAACTTTCTATTTTCTCTCAACATATATTTGAAAATCAATCTTGCTTTTATAACAGCCGTATAGAATACCACATACCAACAGTGAATGACAAATTACACTCCTCTTCTATCCTTCCAATTAAGTTAATTTGTGTTTATATGGCTTCAAAGCATTATATTTGAGACAGTTAAAACAAACATTCTCACAAAATGAAGATTTGCCAGCTTAGCCTGACTTTGAAATGCCATTTTGTAACAAAGTAAATGATAATGGCTCTTCTATTCTATTTATTAAGTTACCTCACTATTAACCACCTTTATAGTAgcctttttattaaaaatgtaaaatgacATGAATAGATTATAGGGTTCAGTGTATCCTTTTCTATCTTCTATTCTGGAAAGTGTCTATATTACAGCTGAATTGTAGCTTTAATTTATTTGGGTtagaacctttatatatacagtctatggttagaACTGAAGAAAGTTGAAagctaaacatttaaaaaaatattgaatataaAATCCTttatatgaaaaaaactatataTTTTTCCGTGTGCATAATGCACTCATCGTGGAAAGTCGACTCGACATTTTGTTTCTCAGTCTGGGACAACATGGTGGTCTCTGGTTGGTGGTCCCTTATAAATAGTCTTGTATAGCACTACACAAAAACAGTATTTTTAATGGGTGGGAGTTAAAACTTGACACCTAGGCAGGTTAATGTAAACATAGACATAATTACTTATAAGAAATGCTTTAAAGCTTTTTTATTTACGTGAAGTGTAAAGCCAAGTCCATTTTATTGAGTCATGTACTTTGGTACCTACCAGTATTTCCTCTCTGCGGTCATTATAAAGACAGATTTAATAGCACTTTTTTACTTTTACCACAGCATATAGCAGCGTCTGAAAAGCTACATTAACGACCCTTTTATTTCTGCTACAACTACAAATTGTAAAAGATAGATCTACCGACGTCTGTTCGTCCTCATAAAGAGAAAGTACATTTCCTATTATCCATGTCAGGGTGTGTAATTAGTGTACTGTAGTCCATTGTCCCTTGGCCTTTGGTGAGAAATCACAGCTGGTTTAATGGCAGGAGGTTATCTGGTGTGTCTTACGTGTTCGCCTCTAGTCCTCCACACTCCCACTGTCTGGGTCATTTTCTGCCCTGCCAGCTTTACCGCCTACTATCTCCAGCACAGCACGTCTAGATATGTCCGCCTTGTGTGACAAGTAAATCAGTCCCCTGGCGCTGGCTGGCTCAGAAAGGCACCTTAGGAGGATGAACCTGATCGTAAAACACCACCACAGTCTGACTTTTTATGGCTACTAATGTTATCTTTATGTACTGTTGTATATGTCAAACCACTGCCATCAATAGGTCTGGATGTAAGTTGATCCAACTCGTTTACTTAACTGATCGTTTGCAGTTTATTTTTGAACTGCATGAGAGAAGATTGTTTTACTTTATACAGTAATGCATACACTAAAAGGTTAAGTTGGGTCGCATAGAGGTTTTTTGGACTGACATGGCATATAACAAACCTATTTTAAAGGATTTTTTTCTCCATTTCTCAATTTTTCCTTACAGTCTTTCTTATCCTTTCATTTTCCTTACATCCACTTTGTCACACTTTCATATCTATTACTCTGGGACAAAACGAGAGGAAGCAGAATAAGGACAAGTTGTTAAGGTACTTGTTTACACTCAATGATCAAATGGAACAGTTTGAAATATGTATCCACGTTTTACTCATTCATCTATTCATGACTGCTTTTCTTCTGAATTAaagcacattaaataatcataagTATGAGTTCTTGTGCCTCACACCTAACAGCAGGGATCCTCGTGTATGACTTTACCCTTGTCCCAAATAGACAAATTAAGTAAGGGTAAAAACCAAGATgtaatttaaatgtattatcttgttAAAATTGAAGCTCTTTTCAAAGTAAAATCCCATGGCACAAAGTAGGACCGTGGTATATTTGGATTAATATACTTTTAAATAATGTTCAATACAGAACCCTTAAATGTTTCAATATGGCTGCAGCGCTGAATAAATTGGGTCTGCTTTTCTTCTCTGTGCTTTGCGTAATGTTATTAAGGGGTAACCATGCACAGCATAGTAGTTTGCCAAAGTAATTTTCTGTGTAGGAATGTATGGGAGAATATGCATGGCGGAACACTTCTGTTAAAGTCACTACACACAACGTGAAGTTAGGATTTCCTGCTGCTGGATATTTGGTCACTTGTGGTCACATGCAGTACTTGTTGTCCGTGCATGAAGCGGCAGAGGCCTATGAGGGGAGAAGTCGATTGTTAACAGTTGAGAAATGTTTCAGAAAGAGGCCGCATCCAAGTATTCAAATAACAAGTTTAGTATGATTTGTTTGTGAGAATCTGTCTCATATTAAAGGTGTAGTGATTCTTTGTCAGGCTGCAGGCCATATTTCTCCAATTAAGGCCGATTCACTGCCACGAGTTAAACAGGGTCCGTTTTTTGAGACTCGCTGTtctaatttaattattttaggtTGGTGGAGCTCACTACAGTTTTGCAGGACTCTGGGAAGTGAGGTTTCAACACGTTGGAAAGATATATGTACAATGGGATTGATGGATAGGGAGCAGGAACACTTACTTAGTACTTTCCATCTGTGGAAAACCTATAACCCATAATCTTATACAAAATCTGTATGATATAATATGGCTTAAATAATTAACAAAATTAACATAATGATGGCGCTAGTTCAAACTAATCATGGGATCAGCAAAGTTATGCCAATTTATCCTGACTTGTACATCCATGTTTGTACCAAATTAACTTGCAATCATTACAATAGTTATAGTGATATCACTTAAAACCACGTCAAACAAAGTCTTTGGGGTCCATCATGGGAAGCCAGATTGTTTGTATACAATTTCCTGCCAACCCTTCAGGTATATTTACGTGTAAACTTCAAAATGCTGATATCCTAGAGGATAAGTCAGTGATAAGGATTTATCTTCTGAGGACCGTGAACATCTAAAACTTCATGGAAATCCAACTGACTGACGATAATATGTATTATTCAAAGCTGCTGCATGCTTAATTATTGCACATTCATTTTGCTAGTTTGCAGTTTGACCttataaatatttaaaacaCCTTTTCTTTATTTCATTCGACAGATCTTATGATTCAAGAACTTTTACCTGGATCTGGATCAGTGTCCTAATTTCAAGATTAATAATGGCTCACACTATGTGTTTTTCAAATAACAAGTTCCTGCTCAGCTGTATCCTGACCTGAGGTGGTACACTTTCTTCTGAGTTGTCTTTAGCCTTTCCTCCCATCTACCCCTGCTTCTCGTGGACTCTTTTTAAACCACtgtcttcttctcctctctcctgactTGCACCTCTGAACTGTTTTTCCCTCTGGACTGGATCCCACATGTCCTCCACTTACAGCCCCCCCACAGTTAGCCTTTctcttctctccctctcatCTTACTCCTATCAGTGGTTGTCCAGGCAGCAGGATTTCCCCTGTGATGGAAACATGCTGCGGCCCAAATTGTATTGTTCCAGCAGTTATTTTCAGTAAAATCGGAGTGCTTTCCGTGTTTGGGTCGGTATCATTAAAAGTTAAAGGACTGGCCAATGCACTGCAGTACAAAGGGCATGCACACACGTGTAAAGCCAATCAGAAAAACCTTTTTTGGGAGTCAGTCCGTCACACTGTGAAAACCCCTTGAGGTTTGCAAGGTGAATAAGAGAGAACGGGAGACGGACCGTTGAAGCTATGTTgggcaaactcccgtattacatctgttctctggtaaagcagaaagttgcgggcagctattgtctgagatcgcaggatgcggtcttgttagatgtgccaagagtgaggactgtcttaggtaagacggcttttatgtgcgcagctccacttgcttggaacagcctacagtccaaattaaaattgagcaattttatttctctgaatgtttttaaggcacgtctgcacgagatgctttctgacactatgggtgtttgtaagtgttggtgaatatgtaaatatgatgtcctctattgtttgtttttatgttgtttttatgtttcatgtggaactaaattgatgcaggtctcccttgtaaaagagatccatgatctcaaaGGGACcaatctgtctaaataaaggtttgaaatgaaatgaaatgaagctTTTGAGACAGTGCACACTCACAATGGTCTTACCCTGTCAGAACAATTGTTGTTTCAGCTGTAATGTGAAGGAAAGAAAAGCAGCCAGCTGTGGAGATTGTGCGTCAGCCTGGCTTGTAAGCAAACACATATCggtctacttttactgtaagtCTCACgcatttgaaaatgtatttgtgGAAAGCAAAATAGAGGATATTTCCACCAATATTTAAATCAATGTGAATTTGATATATCAGCGATAACAAACCAGAGGTAATCCCACAGGGAACATGGAAACACTATGAAGCTCGAATAATTTGATAACAAATAAATTACGATTTACTATAAAATAAGAACCACGTGAGTCCAAAGAGCTGAGCACCACATGTTTGATTACAAGTGTGTGAAAACTATATGCACGCAGAGAGGTTGAAAACTGTTTAAAGTAAACGATAAATAGATGGTAGTTAGATTAAAGTATAATATGATTTGAAATAGATGAAGTAAGGTTGAGATTGTTAGCAGAGACAACGGCTTAGATTGTTCCACTTCAAGTTGTAGTACTATAAATACTACTATAAATGACAACTTAACCAAATCAAAATGATATATGTCTGACGAAACATGTTGAGAAACCTTTtgtaatttcttcttctttgatAGAGAAGGAATGTTGACCAATTTACTTCCCCCTAATAAGATGTAAAAAGAGAATACATAGCCTGTAGATGGATTTACACTCCAGGACAAAACAATGATATTGAAGAGCCCCTTTCTGTTTTCTTTGTTCTTTTCCACTTCTCGTTCTGTTAAACTACATCTATAATTAGTAGTACACACCAGAAAGGTCAGTGTTTTGAGATAGTCCTGGGAAAATGATGAGTTGAACTTTTATAAACTTGTTAGATTTCTTGTGTCCCATGTTCAAGTCAAGTTGGTTCACAATAATTGTGTGCATTtgagagtatgtgtgtgtttgagagaagCACATAGAGATAGAaagaaagagacacacacacacacacacacacacacacacacacacacacacacacacacacacacacacacacacacacacacacacacacacacacacacacacacacacacacacacacacacacacacacacacacacacatctcagcCGTTTCTTAATGAAAAAGGAAAGATGAAATGACAAACGTCCCTCTTTACCTTCTAGATTTACGACATGGTGTAAAAGCAGGAATCATTGTGTTTGattactacacacacacacacacacacacacacacacacacacacacacacacacacacacacacacacacacacacacacacacacacacacacacacacacacacacacacttacagtgAATCTCCCAGAGTGATGTTT is a genomic window of Pseudochaenichthys georgianus chromosome 4, fPseGeo1.2, whole genome shotgun sequence containing:
- the jun gene encoding transcription factor Jun, which codes for MYAKMETTFYDDSLNAFSQQDNAGYGYSNPKALKHNMTLNLSDPTGTLKPHLRAKASDILTSPDVGLLKLASPELERLIIQSSNGLITTTPTPTQFMCPKNVTDEQEGFAEGFVRALAELHHQHMPGTLNVTSASQTSVNTSLPPVSSVAGATVYNNNIAMRSDSPVYEDLDTFNPAPNYTTSAPVMSFSAAGPQLPIYGQPSSRLSALKEEPQTVPEMPGETPPLSPINMENQERIKAERKRMRNRVAASKCRKRKLERISRLEDKVKNLKSQNSELSSTANVLREQVAQLKQKVMNHVNSGCQLMLTQQLQTF